In the Streptomyces sp. BHT-5-2 genome, one interval contains:
- a CDS encoding EamA family transporter → MPISKLLGGILVMVIWGVNFAVIDIGLRSFDPYLLASLRFLLAAVPAVFFFKRPQVPWRYIALYGLFFGIGQFGLLFAGMHFGFSAGLASVVMQLQAFWTIGLAAAVLRERVVPRQLTGVVVAAIGIALIIGITDGSVTAVGAVLVIGASLSWAMANIVIKKAHPSDALSFTVWASLIPPIPMFLLSLGVNGWGSITHSFDHMGWAGIGSLAYMVYPTILFGFTLWGHLLRNYKTSHVAPLSLLVPVFGMASSILILGEPLGTLKAVAIALVILGLVINQFDLVGRLKARWQAAPAVPAEGEVTGGDSAASTTRAS, encoded by the coding sequence TTGCCGATTTCGAAGCTTCTGGGCGGCATCCTGGTGATGGTGATCTGGGGGGTCAACTTCGCCGTCATCGACATCGGGTTACGGTCGTTCGACCCCTATCTGCTGGCCTCACTGCGGTTCCTGCTCGCGGCCGTGCCCGCGGTGTTCTTCTTCAAACGCCCCCAAGTGCCGTGGCGTTACATCGCGTTGTACGGGCTCTTCTTCGGCATAGGACAGTTCGGGCTGCTCTTCGCCGGGATGCACTTCGGGTTCTCCGCCGGGCTCGCCTCGGTGGTGATGCAGCTCCAGGCGTTCTGGACCATCGGGCTGGCGGCGGCCGTGCTGCGCGAGCGGGTCGTTCCGCGTCAGCTCACCGGCGTGGTGGTGGCGGCCATCGGTATCGCGTTGATCATAGGGATCACCGACGGGTCGGTCACCGCCGTCGGCGCAGTGCTGGTGATCGGCGCGTCGTTGTCGTGGGCCATGGCCAACATCGTCATCAAGAAGGCACACCCGAGCGACGCGCTGTCCTTCACGGTGTGGGCGAGCCTCATCCCGCCGATCCCGATGTTCCTGCTCTCGCTGGGCGTCAACGGCTGGGGTTCGATCACCCACTCCTTCGACCACATGGGCTGGGCGGGCATCGGATCGCTCGCCTACATGGTGTACCCGACGATCCTCTTCGGCTTCACTCTGTGGGGTCATCTGCTGCGCAACTACAAGACCTCCCACGTGGCCCCGTTGTCGCTGCTCGTGCCGGTCTTCGGGATGGCCTCCTCGATACTGATCCTCGGCGAGCCGCTGGGCACGCTGAAGGCCGTCGCGATCGCGCTGGTCATCCTTGGACTGGTCATCAACCAGTTCGACCTGGTCGGCCGGTTGAAGGCACGTTGGCAGGCCGCCCCGGCCGTGCCCGCGGAAGGCGAAGTCACCGGCGGCGACTCGGCCGCCAGCACCACGAGAGCGAGTTGA
- a CDS encoding PPC domain-containing DNA-binding protein, translating into MHSRLLTDDAPRTFAVVFDQDEDVLPVLEEFATAHSVAGASFTGIGAFRDAALSLFDPESRTHVPIPVTEHTEVLSLTGNIALKDGQPSVHMHAVLGRRDGSTVGGHVQRATVRPTLEVVVTEFPSPLTRRLDEARGLPVIDLDADR; encoded by the coding sequence ATGCACAGCCGCCTGCTGACCGATGACGCCCCCCGGACGTTCGCCGTCGTCTTCGACCAGGACGAGGACGTGCTCCCCGTACTGGAGGAGTTCGCCACCGCCCACTCGGTGGCCGGGGCCTCGTTCACCGGGATCGGTGCCTTCCGCGACGCCGCGCTCTCGCTCTTCGACCCGGAGAGCAGGACGCACGTCCCGATCCCGGTCACCGAGCACACCGAGGTGCTCAGCCTGACCGGCAACATCGCGCTCAAGGACGGGCAGCCCTCCGTCCACATGCACGCGGTGCTCGGCCGCCGGGACGGCTCGACCGTCGGCGGCCATGTGCAACGGGCCACGGTGCGGCCGACGTTGGAGGTCGTGGTCACCGAGTTCCCGAGCCCGTTGACCAGGCGCCTGGACGAGGCGCGCGGGCTGCCCGTCATCGATCTGGACGCGGATCGCTAG